The following is a genomic window from Episyrphus balteatus chromosome 1, idEpiBalt1.1, whole genome shotgun sequence.
tcacatagttttttttttgttgtcaaaaatccaataaaagGGTATAAATTATAtagttttaagttaaaataaaataaatcttaaattaaaaaaataaaaaaattaattttaaatttttttagtttacgATGAATCTCCACGCGAAGTGATGAATGTAATAAGCAGCATTAGTCAAATATTAAATGGTTTATCTGATCCACTTTATGattcaaaaatcataaaaacaccATCATACACTCGTAAAGAGTTTCCCGATAATTggatttttgacaattttaagatgtaaatacttttttttttcaaacattttcatttttggttTGATACTAATATCcagtttgaataaaatttgttttttggtttataaacTACATGCACCCATGGGAATAAAAAATAACGCAAGCTTTATgtttacttttggtatatttaatcataGTATAGTTGAAATAACCAgaaaatagttaaatatacctgaaacaaagttaaatataccaaaagtaaagtTATTCTTATGTTATTTTCGCTCTCTGTGTCAATGAGAATTTatgacatttttataaaaacaaaaatgttacaaaatattcaaggtttttacttttttggcacATAAAAATATGCATGTAAGTCATTGAAATTGAACAGAACAACGGGTTATTTTAATGTGTGcactaatttcaaaattttctaaaaaatatttttatacaaaactcatgataaaaccaataaattttgtttcgttttttgtagggttaccaaaaaaacaacaactgtaGTCAATATGACAATCGACGGTAGTAAACTTTAACAGTGAAATTGTCATATTGACTACAAAAATAGTCAATTTTGGAATTCGAAATATGGTTTTCATATTGAATACCACATTGGTCAATATTACAACAATTGACtatcgaaaattttaatattgacTTTCGCGGTTAATGTCTAAAATTATGCATTGATTAGTacacttaaaattattttaaaagcagCGATTCTTCAGGGTGGCTGTTTAGTTAAAATTAGCAACTTCATCTTTACTTTGcaatttacaattttataaTATGATGATATTagagaaaaatcaattgataaaTCGTCTTTAAGGTTTaagaatcataaaaataaaaacaaaataattagtttttgaaacatttgaTGGTTTGAAAACATGAATCGTTTTCAGAtcgataaatatttttgaaaaacaataaactgttttaagatcattaaatttttaaatgaacgaTTAATCATTTGTAAATTgttaaattgtttgaaaaaacgTTAAATCATGTTTAGAACGATAGATCGTTTAAGGAGCgttaaatagttttgaaaaaccaTAAATACACTTTAGAAGATTTAAtcatttaagaattaatttaaCGTTCTTAGAAAATACGAAACCATAAGAGACAGATAGATCGTTAAGTCGTTTTAGGCATCGTTTTAAAATCGATAAGTTGTATTTATAACTTaaaatcgttttacaaaattaaatcatttgaaGAACGATAAATCGTTTTTAGATCGTTTGTTCCTTACATGAgttgatattttcaaaacgatttcATGATGAAGAAACGATTTATTGGTATCtaataaatcgttttttttgtaaagaactAACAATCTTTTATAGAACgttaaaatgttttgagaacgatgattgaaaaatatttgaatttgctTCAAATTGCTTTAGGAACTATTAATAAGTTTTACAAAGTTAAATcattaaaagaattatttttaacgtTTTTAAAGCGTTAAATCGTTTTAAAAACCATTGTATTAAGAACCATGCATCATTTAGTTATTTTAAGGaagataaaaagtttaaaaaccgATAAATTGTCTGAAGaactttaaatcaattttaggAAGTTAATTCATTTTAAGAACGATAAatcgttttttattatttatttttattattttattcattaacatAACATAATTTAAAGAACGATAAAtgctaaaaagttttttagaacCATAAAACTTGTTTAGAACgatgaatttattgtttttagaacgaaaaatcgtttttaatcGATAAATCGTTTTTAGAACGAGAAATCGTTTTTATAACGAGAAATCGTTTTTAATCGATTGTTTTTAATCAATCGTTTCCAGAacgaaaaatcgtttttaataGATAAATCGTTTTTAGAACGAGAAATCGTTTTTAATCGATTGTAATCAATTGTTTTTAGAacgaaaaatcgtttttaatcGATAATTCGTATTTAGAacgaaaaatcgtttttaatcgattgtttttaatcaattttttttttttttaacaaaaagacttttttaaatCGATAAATCGTAAAGTATAAATAGGTTTTAGAATGATAAAAtgttcataattatttttttaagttgaatctagttcaaagaaaattaatttcaattctaAAAGAAAATGATGTCAAAACATCTCTCTTCGTTTCGCAGCTAGATATGGTCCCGGTGGAGGCGCAGGAGGGGGTCTGAAAAGAGTTCGCaatatttttctcgaaacatgGATTTGggattttatagaaaattattagaaatttcttgcaaaaaaaaaaaccattaaaaagcacttccttttttgttcatattattcacaACATTCTAGATCCTTGGCAGTAGTagaatataagaaaataataatcacaaaataaaaaataaaactggtataATATACTTTCTAATAAGTTTCAGCACTCATCGCACTTTGGGTTGCTGTTTTAGAATATTctaaaactaacaaaaatttGGATTTAATTGTATGTATCTATATGTATAAATTATTGCATCTCACTAACTGATAAAGCCTTTTTACTTACTAACTCACATAAgcatgaacttttttttggggTTTCCTATGCTAATAACTACAACTTTTCATTTAACtccaaaaatgttccaaaatcACTTTCTAATGTACCAATTTTTTCGTATGAAACAGTACTGACGGAAATGGCATTACTTTGAGCAAAAAAGTTCCCGATACTATTACATCCTGGGTTCTAACTGGATTCTCATTGAATCCTGAAACTGGTTTAGCTATTACCGATGAAGCAACAAAAATGAAAGTCTTCCAACCTTTCTTCATTTCCACCAATCTTCCATATTCAGTTAAAAGGGGTAAGTCAGAAATGTCAGAAATCTGTCAAAAACGCCTCTAAAACCCTAACTTTTTGTGACTTTAGGTGAAGTTATTGCAATTCCTGTTGTAATTTTCAACTATTTGGACAAAAATCTTGACGCTGAAATAACTATGGACAATTCCGATCATGAATACTCATTTGCTGAAGCTACCAATGAAGTTACCGAATCTGCTAGTGACGATGTTAAACGTACCAAGACTCTTTCCGTTCCATCAAATAGCGGACAAAGTGTATCATTTATGATTCGTACCAACAAAGTTGGACCATTAAGTTTGAAAATTAGTGCAATTTCTCCAATTGCTGGCGATGCTATTCAACAAACTCTTAAAGTTGAACCTGAAGGTGTTACTAAATACGTTAACAAAGCTGTTTTTATGAATTTGGGTGATGAAAAAGAGAAATCAGCTAAGGTTGATGTTGATATTCCTGAAAATGCTGTTGAAGATTCGGAATATGTTGAACTTTCGGTTGTTGGAGATTTGCTAGGACCAACTATTAAAAATTTGGACAAATTAATTCGTATGCCATATGGATGTGGTGAACAGAATATGGTTAATTTTGTACCAAATATTTTAGTACTTAAATATTTGACAGtaagttttaaagaaatatttctatGATTTTTTGGTTGAGAAGGTtactttttcactattttttttcttaggctACTAAACAACTTACTCCAGCAGTTGAAGAAAAGGCTAAGAAATTCTTAGAAATCGGTTATCAACGTGAATTACAATACAAACATGACGATGGTTCTTACAGTGCCTTTGGCAAATCGGACAAAAGTGGTAGCACTTGGTTGACAGCCTATGTTGTCAAATCTTTCCATCAAGCTATTCCATTCACTGATATTGATCCTAAAATTATCGAAGCTGGTTTGAAATTCTTGGCTGATAATCAGTTGCCAAGTGGTGAATTCCCAGAAGTTGGCAAGGTTATTGATAGTTCTCACAGTGGTGGATCAATTGGTCTAAGTGCTTATGTTTTATTGGCTTTCTTGGAAAATGTTGAATCAGCTGATCAGTATAAGGATGTTATTGAAAAGGGTTCGTCATTTTTGGAGAAGGAATTGGCTTCGTCGGATGATCAATATTCATTGTCAATTGCTGCTCAAGCTTTCTTGTTGGGCAAACGCCCAGAATCTGCTAAGAAGGTTTTGGCTAAGCTTGATAGTTTGGCTAAGAATgatggtaagtttttttttactccatTTCATCAAGTTTCGATTTTATCAaggtttttgtgttttaaggtGATCGTAAATGGTGGTCAAAGACTGTTGTTTCTGACAAATCTTGGTATGGACCACGTTCGGTAGATGCTGAAATGACTTCTTATGTTCTATTGGCAAAGCTTAAGGAAGGAAATGCTGAGGAAGTCTTGCCAATTGTTAGATGGTTGATATCACAGCGTAATAGTAATGGAGGATTTGCATCTACACAAGATACTGTTATTGGACTTGAAGCTTTGACTAAATTTGCTGAAAAGAGCGGTTCTGGTACTGGAAAAATGACAATTGCTTACGATGCTGGAGAAAAAAATACTGGAGAAATCGCTGTTAATCCTGAGAATTCATTGATTTTACAAACACATGTGGTACGTAAAGACAACCTTGTGGTATCCCATAAAGTTTTTAACGTTTATCTCTTTATTAAAGCTACCAAAAACGGTTAAAGAAGTCGCTTTGAATGCTAAGGGTACTGGTTCATGTTTGGCTCAAGTATCATACCGTTACAATATTGCTGACAAAGATAACCAACCTCGTTTTGGAGTAATGCCAGTTGTAAAGAGTTCAGAAAATGATCAAATGGTTTTGGTTGTATGTACTGATTTTAAGCCTTTGGATGGTGAAAAAGAGTCTAACATGGCTGTGATGGAAGTTTCATTGCCATCAGGTTATACAGCTAATACTGATAGTTTTGATAAGATCAAGGAAGTTGAAGGAGTTAAGGtaagaaatatacatttttcaaaagctttCTTAGAAATTCTAACTAATTTGTTCTAAATTTTTAGCGTGTTGATTCCAAGAACTCTGATTCAGCTTTAGATATTTATTTCGACAAAGTAACACCTGAACAAACTTGTGTTTCAATTGATGCCATTAAATCACATGCTGTTGCTAAACAAAAGCCTGCACCAGTTAGTGTTTATGATTATTATGATAACAATAAGCGTAACACTGAGTATTATGAAGTTGCATCATCATTGTGTGATATTTGCCAAGGCGATGACTGTGGAGCTGGCTGTGCGAAAAAGAATTAGGATACAAAAATTATTcctaaaaaaacctaaaaacatCTTTATTAAgttgtaaaattttacaaaaataaattcttttgtgCCTAAGATTAATTATTTTGAGGTTaggtttaaaatattaaacttttttgtaatttgatcttaattattttttttatactacctTACCTATTATGTAACGGATActtaaaattttacataaacgaaataagaatataaataaaaaacgaaacaaaaatgaattggttggtttttttttactgaaggATTTGGAAATTTCGAAACCATTACTTAAAAGTTAATGAAAATTCATGAAATGAGACTTtagtactttttttattttggtagaCAGCACTGGTGTAAAAagcctttagaaaaaaaaagttgctaaATGTGAAAAAgcattaggacttcacgaagtagAAAGTTCGACTTCGTTGACTTAAAATTCTTCATTGAAGATCCGACGTTATGACATAAAAAATCTTCATAATGAATTATGACTTCAAAAAGAAGAAAGTACGACTTCgtgaaattaaaattctttattgAAGATGCGACGTTGTGAAATAAAAAGACTTCAAAACGGATGAGGACTtcagtcttcataatgaatgaggacttcaaaAAGAGAAAGTGCGACTTCATGAAGTTAAAattcttcattgaagatgcaACGTCATGAAATAAAAAGCCTTCATTATATATGTTAGAGGACTTCACGAAGAAGAAAGTGCGACTTCGTGGAATTAAAattcttcattgaagatgcgactttatgaaaaaagaagTCTTTATaatgaatgaggacttcacgaagaaGAAAGTGCGACTTCGTGGAATTAAAattcttcattgaagatgcgactttatgaaaaaagaagTCTTTATaatgaatgaggacttcacgaagaaGAAAGTGCGACTTCGTGgaattaaaattctttattgAAGATGCGACGTTGTGAAATAAAAAGACTTCAaaacgaatgaggacttcagtcttcataatgaatgaggacttcaaaAAGAGAAAGTGCGACTTCATGAAGTTAAAattcttcattgaagatgcaACGTCATGAAataaaaagccttcatgataTATGTTAGAGGACTTCACGAAGAAGAAAGTGCGACTTCGTGGAATTAAAattcttcattgaagatgcgaggttatgaaataaaaagtcttcataacgaataagGACTTCAAAAAGAAGAAAGTGCGACTTCGtgatgttaaaatttttcattgaagatgcgactttatgaaaaaagaagTCTTTATAATtaatgaggacttcacgaagaaGAAAGTGCGACTTCGTgaaattaaaattcttcattgaagatgcgaggttatgaaataaaaagtcttcataacgaataagGACTTCAAAAAGAAGAAAGTGCGACTTCGtgatgttaaaatttttcattgaagatgcgactttatgaaaaaagaagTCTTTATAATtaatgaggacttcacgaagaaGAAAGTGCGACTTCGTGGAATTAAAattcttcattgaagatgcgactttatgaaaaaagaagTCTTTATaatgaatgaggacttcacgaagaaGAAAGTGCGACTTCGTGGAATTAAAattcttcattgaagatgcgactttatgaaaaaagaagTCTTTATAATGAATAATGACTTCAAAAAGAAGAAAGTACGACTTCgtgaaattaaaattctttattgAAGATGCGAAGTTATGAAATAATAAATCTTCAtaacgaatgaggacttcaaaaaagagaaagtgcgacttcatgaagttaaaattcttcattgaagatgcaACGTCATGAAataaaaagccttcatgataTATGTTAGAGGACTTCACGAAGAAGAAAGTGCGACTTCGTGGAATTAAAattcttcattgaagatgcgaggttatgaaataaaaagtcttcataacgaataagGACTTCAAAAAGAAGAAAGTGCGACCTCGTGAAGTTAAAattcttcattgaagatgcgatGTTATGACATACAAAATCTTCATGATGAATGATGACTTCAAAAAGAAGAAAGTACGACTTCgtgaaattaaaattctttattgAAGATGCGACGTtgtgaaataaaaagtcttcattatgaatgaggacttcaaaaaaagaaacttcGACCTCGTGAACTTAAAattcttcattgaagatgcgaggttatgaaataaaaagtcttcataacgaataagGACTTCAAAAAGAAGAAAGTGCGACTTCGtgatgttaaaatttttcattgaagatgcgactttatgaaaaaagaagTCTTTATAATTAAAGAGGACTTCACGAAGAAGAAAGTGCGACTTCGTGGAATTAAAattcttcattgaagatgcgactttatgaaaaaagaagTCTTTATAATtaatgaggacttcacgaagaaGAAAGTACGACTTCGTGgaattaaaattctttattgAAGATGCGACGTTGTGAAATAAAAAGACTTCAaaacgaatgaggacttcagtcttcataatgaattaggacttcaaaaGAAGAAAGTGCGACTTCGTGGAATTAAAattcttcattgaagatgcgactttatgaaaaaagaagTCTTTATAatgaatgaggacttcaaaAAGAAGAAAGTGCGGCTTCGTgaaattaaaattcttcattAGATAtgcgactttatgaaaaaagaagTCTTTATaatgaatgaggacttcacgaagaaGAAAGTGCGGCTTCGTAGAATTAAAattcttcattgaagatgcgactttatgaaaaaagaactctttataatgaataatgacttcaaaaagaagaaagtacgatttcgtgaaattaaaattctttattgAAGATGCGAAGTTATGAAATAATAAATCTTCAtaacgaatgaggacttcaaaaaaaaagaaacttcgaCCTCGTGAAGTTAAAattcttcattgaagatgcgatGTTATGACATACAAAATCTTCATGATGAATGATGACTTCAAAAAGAAGAAAGTACGACTTCgtgaaattaaaattctttattgAAGATGCGACGTtgtgaaataaaaagtcttcattatgaatgaggacttcaaaaaaagaaacttcGACCTCGTGAACTTAAAattcttcattgaagatgcgaggttatgaaataaaaagtcttcataatgaatgaggacttcaaaaagaaaaagttcGACTCCGTAAAGTTAAAattcttcattgaagatgcgaatttatgaaattgaagtcttcataatgaatgatgacttaaaaagaagaaaaaatcctTCATAgcgaatgaggacttcaaaaAGAAGAAAGAGTGACTTCGTGAAGTTACATAAAATTCTTCATTGAAGAGGGAACGCTATAAAATataaagtcttcataacgaatgaggacttcaaaaAGAAGAAAGTGCGACTTCGtgatgttaaaatttttcattgaagatgcgactttatgaaaaaagaagTCTTTATAATTAAAGAGGACTTCACGAAGAAGAAAGTGCGACTTCGTGGAATTAAAattcttcattgaagatgcgactttatgaaaaaagaagTCTTTATAATtaatgaggacttcacgaagaaGAAAGTACGACTTCGTGgaattaaaattctttattgAAGATGCGACGTTGTGAAATAAAAAGACTTCAaaacgaatgaggacttcagtcttcataatgaattaggacttcaaaaGAAGAAAGTGCGACTTCGTGGAATTAAAattcttcattgaagatgcgactttatgaaaaaagaagTCTTTATAatgaatgaggacttcaaaAAGAAGAAAGTGCGGCTTCGTgaaattaaaattcttcattAGATAtgcgactttatgaaaaaagaagTCTTTATaatgaatgaggacttcacgaagaaGAAAGTGCGGCTTCGTAGAATTAAAattcttcattgaagatgcgactttatgaaaaaagaactctttataatgaataatgacttcaaaaagaagaaagtacgatttcgtgaaattaaaattctttattgAAGATGCGAAGTTATGAAATAATAAATCTTCAtaacgaatgaggacttcaaaaaaaaagaaacttcgaCCTCGTGAAGTTAAAattcttcattgaagatgcgatGTTATGACATACAAAATCTTCATGATGAATGATGACTTCAAAAAGAAGAAAGTACGACTTCgtgaaattaaaattctttattgAAGATGCGACGTtgtgaaataaaaagtcttcattatgaatgaggacttcaaaaaaagaaacttcGACCTCGTGAACTTAAAattcttcattgaagatgcgaggttatgaaataaaaagtcttcataatgaatgaggacttcaaaaagaaaaagttcGACTCCGTAAAGTTAAAattcttcattgaagatgcgaatttatgaaattgaagtcttcataatgaatgatgacttaaaaagaagaaaaaatcctTCATAgcgaatgaggacttcaaaaAGAAGAAAGAGTGACTTCGTGAAGTTACATAAAATTCTTCATTGAAGAGGGAACGCTATAAAATataaagtcttcataacgaatgaggacttcaaaaAGGAGAAAGTGCGACTTTTTGAAgttaaaagtcttcattgaagatgcgagTTTATGAAATCAATAGTCATCATCCagtatttttcctttttttagatagaaacgaaaaaaactcaTTAAAGTAGACAAAAAACCACGGAAACTGATCTAATAAAATTACCAAACAACAAGACTGCCAAAGGCAAGACACCAAATGAAGGTGTGGCATCACCGATCGGTCATCTTGTGTGATCTACTGTATGACACTGGCACTGAcaatgataatgataataaaGCCGCATCAACATAAATTGATCTCGCCAAAGCACATGTTGTATGTTCTTATTCCAATTATCCACACTTGAGACTGAAGACACACACACATCTAACTGACTGATGACACTGGGGACATCTTGATTCATGGACCAATATGCAAGATCATTTCAGACATCTTTTGAACTAAACTAGATCAGATCTTTCAGTTTCATCGCAGTTGTGGCCAGTACAACTGCTCGAATAAGCTTCCTCAAAAAAAGAACATCGGAAGCTAAAAACGGGGCTGAAGTGTTTGTTTTGTGTAAATTTAATTgagaagaagcaaaaaaaaaagtcaagatcATTGACACACAGAACTTTTTTGATTGGATTATCCATTCGGTGCAAGTATATCAAACTGAAGATGCACTTTAATATGATGACGCGTTTTTGTATGATCAGCATTATTTGCGTCTTGCAAATTGCTATCACATCAGTCAAGTGCAGCGGGTGAGTTAAGaatcaattaaatcaagattgtttttaattaatgaatgaaatattttaaatgatatctcttttttcttcgttatttttttgacatttctgaaTAGAATCTCTGTTTTGAGTCTTTGTTTTGATATAATATATAATCTCCGGATGTTATCGGGTATTAAATTACAGTCTTAGAAActtgtatggtttttttttcgataagttTTCTCttgtttagttgaaaaaaaaaatgtaggtatttgaTACTTTCTTGACCGGAAGCTCAAGAGATCAGACAGAAAAAACAATAAGCACATCACTTAGGGTAAATATTTTAGTTCCCCGAGCCTCCtcttaaataattgttttgatcATGAAAGTGGATTGTCTAGTTATCATTTGTTTTTGAGGAAGTATGATGGAAAGTTCAAgtgtttgtatattttgagttctattgattttaaaagattcaatttgtatacatatttttgcaaatgcaaatgcaagttgacattttttgaaacaaaaatacagtTTTAGATGATCCgacttttaaaacaataaaaaagtttgaaaaatgcAAGACAATctgaaacttaattttaaagtaTTGTGAAATTGAATATAGGGGGTGACTTTTGAAGTTATCTTTGGAGAGATAATTTCAAACGTTGAACTTATTTCTTTCTGCAATATACTTTGATCAATACAAGgagatttaataaattaattgcaTTAATTATAACATGGGTCAAGTGCACTGTGACCCATTAATCTATACGTATGATTTATGATTTATGgaataaatttttcattatacactagaaatgtgaacggaaaAATAAATCTGGATTTTGTACTTAAATATGATAGCTGAATGTATCTCGTCaaagaaaaatggtttaaaaaagaccaaaaataCTAGGTTTTGAAAGTCCGTATTTTATCCAAATTTAGCCGTATTCAAGTTTTGTGACctttatgttgaaagataaagtatcttcctttctcctttacatgttcaatatctataaatgctcaaatgctaaaaacagacgatttattcaaaacataaaaaaattcgtttttttctcttttttgaatagtttttcttaagttttttacaatatatttcaatttgaaatttttttaaaaggaaacaTATCGATAAGAAAtctaattatctacaaaaaattacttaatacaaattttaaaattcggcttgctttccaagttatagacaaaaattcaGCTTTCAGGCGCGATTTCCGAGTCCTTGAGGTCAaagtattttagaaaaaaatagtgggattgtGTGTCCGTTTTGGCTATAAACCAGTGTAATCAGCGATATTTGGGATGTAAGAGAAGGAAAGCAATGGTTCTCAGCTATGGACTTGATTAGTGGCAACTATTCCTATGCCACGCTCCAGTTTCTTTCTGTGGT
Proteins encoded in this region:
- the LOC129907878 gene encoding CD109 antigen isoform X31, producing the protein MSRLLAIGLCILQIAILVQCNGLYTIVAPGTLRSKSDYHVSVSVHDAPSACKIKVGLSGPEFDKSETVEVPPKSSKVIMFQVPKLKDGDYNLTAEGLSGIEFKNTTKLNFAAEQVSIYVQTDKATYKPGDKVQYRVLVLDKNTRPAKIDGPVKISINDGARNLIKQLNDVELTKGVYSGELQLSEFPVLGSWNIEVSADGTTETKNFEVDKYVLPKFEVMVEAPKDVAIADGKFSVTVRSKYTFGKPVKGSAVVSVKPSYYSYGDNNEQPTAEKTVKIDGKGRVEFDISKDLKLDKERYTPPLTILAIVEEELTGLKQNSTGTVNLHREKYQIEGIDTPYTYYPGKPVTIKLVVKNLDGSPVQDTKNPVTLTVSPPDYWYRHPIPIEMVAASSSSDGETPTTTIPPPPKSQNYTAILDKNGMAEIEISLPDDKSSTYYSVKANYLDSNSYITSLSKFEKVDTPIDESLKLTVQTKNPALGKDVSIKVQNGKPIPYFVYTIVGRGDIVQSELIEVPENRNYHVFKITPTFQMIPQAKIFIHYVTGTDFNYAEETINFAKDFQNSISIEAPIETKPGADVEIKVNTDPNSYVGLLGVDQSVLLLKSGNDLKKDQIFQDMSRFDSSTPWSFGYGQYPGTQAGVVTMTNANHVFHQNYFLAYGGIAPMYMQRVDDPMEDGYSFTSVKIRKEFPESWIVEDFINTDGNGITLSKKVPDTITSWVLTGFSLNPETGLAITDEATKMKVFQPFFISTNLPYSVKRGEVIAIPVVIFNYLDKNLDAEITMDNSDHEYSFAEATNEVTESASDDVKRTKTLSVPSNSGQSVSFMIRTNKVGPLSLKISAISPIAGDAIQQTLKVEPEGVTKYVNKAVFMNLGDEKEKSAKVDVDIPENAVEDSEYVELSVVGDLLGPTIKNLDKLIRMPYGCGEQNMVNFVPNILVLKYLTATKQLTPAVEEKAKKFLEIGYQRELQYKHDDGSYSAFGKSDKSGSTWLTAYVVKSFHQAIPFTDIDPKIIEAGLKFLADNQLPSGEFPEVGKVIDSSHSGGSIGLSAYVLLAFLENVESADQYKDVIEKGSSFLEKELASSDDQYSLSIAAQAFLLGKRPESAKKVLAKLDSLAKNDGDRKWWSKTVVSDKSWYGPRSVDAEMTSYVLLAKLKEGNAEEVLPIVRWLISQRNSNGGFASTQDTVIGLEALTKFAEKSGSGTGKMTIAYDAGEKNTGEIAVNPENSLILQTHVLPKTVKEVALNAKGTGSCLAQVSYRYNIADKDNQPRFGVMPVVKSSENDQMVLVVCTDFKPLDGEKESNMAVMEVSLPSGYTANTDSFDKIKEVEGVKRVDSKNSDSALDIYFDKVTPEQTCVSIDAIKSHAVAKQKPAPVSVYDYYDNNKRNTEYYEVASSLCDICQGDDCGAGCAKKN
- the LOC129907878 gene encoding CD109 antigen isoform X13, whose amino-acid sequence is MSRLLAIGLCILQIAILVQCNGLYTIVAPGTLRSKSDYHVSVSVHDAPSACKIKVGLSGPEFDKSETVEVPPKSSKVIMFQVPKLKDGDYNLTAEGLSGIEFKNTTKLNFAAEQVSIYVQTDKATYKPGDKVQYRVLVLDKNTRPAKIDGPVKISINDGARNLIKQLNDVELTKGVYSGELQLSEFPVLGSWNIEVSADGTTETKNFEVDKYVLPKFEVMVEAPKDVAIADGKFSVTVRSKYTFGKPVKGSAVVSVKPSYYSYGDNNEQPTAEKTVKIDGKGRVEFDISKDLKLDKERYTPPLTILAIVEEELTGLKQNSTGTVNLHREKYQIEGIDTPYTYYPGKPVTIKLVVKNLDGSPVQDTKNPVTLTVSPPDYWYRHPIPIEMVAASSSSDGETPTTTIPPPPKSQNYTAILDKNGMAEIEISLPDDKSSTYYSVKANYLDSNSYITSLSKFEKVDTPIDESLKLTVQTKNPALGKDVSIKVQNGKPIPYFVYTIVGRGDIVQSELIEVPENRNYHVFKITPTFQMIPQAKIFIHYVTGTDFNYAEETINFAKDFQNSISIEAPIETKPGADVEIKVNTDPNSYVGLLGVDQSVLLLKSGNDLKKDQIFQDMSRFDSSTPWSFGYGQYPGTQAGVVTMTNANHVFHQILDYDSLEYDIILLEYEMTESIQFESFDSTELGDSNSSTEEIDNQPIKVRQEFPETWIFDDLKITDGNGITLSKKVPDTITSWVLTGFSLNPETGLAITDEATKMKVFQPFFISTNLPYSVKRGEVIAIPVVIFNYLDKNLDAEITMDNSDHEYSFAEATNEVTESASDDVKRTKTLSVPSNSGQSVSFMIRTNKVGPLSLKISAISPIAGDAIQQTLKVEPEGVTKYVNKAVFMNLGDEKEKSAKVDVDIPENAVEDSEYVELSVVGDLLGPTIKNLDKLIRMPYGCGEQNMVNFVPNILVLKYLTATKQLTPAVEEKAKKFLEIGYQRELQYKHDDGSYSAFGKSDKSGSTWLTAYVVKSFHQAIPFTDIDPKIIEAGLKFLADNQLPSGEFPEVGKVIDSSHSGGSIGLSAYVLLAFLENVESADQYKDVIEKGSSFLEKELASSDDQYSLSIAAQAFLLGKRPESAKKVLAKLDSLAKNDGDRKWWSKTVVSDKSWYGPRSVDAEMTSYVLLAKLKEGNAEEVLPIVRWLISQRNSNGGFASTQDTVIGLEALTKFAEKSGSGTGKMTIAYDAGEKNTGEIAVNPENSLILQTHVLPKTVKEVALNAKGTGSCLAQVSYRYNIADKDNQPRFGVMPVVKSSENDQMVLVVCTDFKPLDGEKESNMAVMEVSLPSGYTANTDSFDKIKEVEGVKRVDSKNSDSALDIYFDKVTPEQTCVSIDAIKSHAVAKQKPAPVSVYDYYDNNKRNTEYYEVASSLCDICQGDDCGAGCAKKN